One genomic window of Cannabis sativa cultivar Pink pepper isolate KNU-18-1 chromosome 2, ASM2916894v1, whole genome shotgun sequence includes the following:
- the LOC115720820 gene encoding general transcription and DNA repair factor IIH subunit TFB4 isoform X3, with protein sequence MPSAPSSKLYADDVTLLMVLLDTNPLFWSSSSVSFSSFLSHVLSFLNSVLLLNQLNQVVVIATGYNYCDYVFDSSLATNQGSENGRMPALCTNLLHKLEEFAIKDENLHKDGSEKGLASSLLSGSLSMALCYIQKVFRSGPLHPQPRILCLHGSSDGPEQYVAIMNSIFSAQRSMVPVDSCYIGSNNSAFLQQASYITGGVYLKPQQLDGLFQYLSTVFATDLHSRTFLQLPKSVGVDFRASYVKL encoded by the exons ATGCCTTCTGCGCCTTCTTCCAAGCTTTACGCAGACGATGTTACCCTTTTGATGGTTCTCCTCGATACTAATCCTCTTTTCTGGAGCTCCTCTTCtgtttctttctcttcctttctTTCTCAT GTACTTTCGTTTCTGAATTCAGTTCTTCTCTTGAATCAACTTAACCAAGTCGTCGTTATTGCTACTGGATACAATTACTGCGATTACGTATTCGATTCCTCCCTGGCTACCAACCAGGGCTCCGAAAATGGAAGAATGCCTGCGCTTTGCACAAACTTGTTGCATAAACTTGAGGAATTTGCTATTAAAGACGAGAATTTGCATAAGGATGGCTCTGAGAAAGGGCTTGCCTCTTCGCTGCTATCCGGGTCATTGTCTATGGCTCTTTGTT ATATACAGAAGGTTTTTCGATCAGGACCACTCCATCCACAGCCCCGG ATTTTATGCTTGCATGGATCCTCGGATGGACCTGAACA GTATGTTGCAATCATGAATTCAATTTTTTCTGCACAACGTTCTATG GTTCCGGTTGATTCTTGCTATATAGGTTCTAATAATTCTGCCTTCCTGCAGCAG GCATCTTACATAACTGGTGGTGTATATTTGAAGCCACAACAACTTGATGGCCTATTTCAATATCTTTCG ACAGTTTTTGCAACTGATTTGCACTCTCGTACCTTTCTACAACTTCCTAAGTCTGTTGGTGTGGATTTTCGAGCTTCGTACGTAAAActataa
- the LOC115720820 gene encoding general transcription and DNA repair factor IIH subunit TFB4 isoform X1, which translates to MPSAPSSKLYADDVTLLMVLLDTNPLFWSSSSVSFSSFLSHVLSFLNSVLLLNQLNQVVVIATGYNYCDYVFDSSLATNQGSENGRMPALCTNLLHKLEEFAIKDENLHKDGSEKGLASSLLSGSLSMALCYIQKVFRSGPLHPQPRILCLHGSSDGPEQYVAIMNSIFSAQRSMVPVDSCYIGSNNSAFLQQASYITGGVYLKPQQLDGLFQYLSTVFATDLHSRTFLQLPKSVGVDFRASCFCHKKTIDMGYICSVCLSIFCKHHKKCSTCGSVFGQVQSDNGSASNSNLKRKTT; encoded by the exons ATGCCTTCTGCGCCTTCTTCCAAGCTTTACGCAGACGATGTTACCCTTTTGATGGTTCTCCTCGATACTAATCCTCTTTTCTGGAGCTCCTCTTCtgtttctttctcttcctttctTTCTCAT GTACTTTCGTTTCTGAATTCAGTTCTTCTCTTGAATCAACTTAACCAAGTCGTCGTTATTGCTACTGGATACAATTACTGCGATTACGTATTCGATTCCTCCCTGGCTACCAACCAGGGCTCCGAAAATGGAAGAATGCCTGCGCTTTGCACAAACTTGTTGCATAAACTTGAGGAATTTGCTATTAAAGACGAGAATTTGCATAAGGATGGCTCTGAGAAAGGGCTTGCCTCTTCGCTGCTATCCGGGTCATTGTCTATGGCTCTTTGTT ATATACAGAAGGTTTTTCGATCAGGACCACTCCATCCACAGCCCCGG ATTTTATGCTTGCATGGATCCTCGGATGGACCTGAACA GTATGTTGCAATCATGAATTCAATTTTTTCTGCACAACGTTCTATG GTTCCGGTTGATTCTTGCTATATAGGTTCTAATAATTCTGCCTTCCTGCAGCAG GCATCTTACATAACTGGTGGTGTATATTTGAAGCCACAACAACTTGATGGCCTATTTCAATATCTTTCG ACAGTTTTTGCAACTGATTTGCACTCTCGTACCTTTCTACAACTTCCTAAGTCTGTTGGTGTGGATTTTCGAGCTTC GTGTTTTTGCCATAAAAAGACCATAGACATGGGCTACATATGCTCTGTTTGCTTGTCTATATTCTGTAAGCATCACAAGAAATGTTCAACCTGTGG ATCAGTATTTGGTCAGGTCCAATCTGACAATGGGTCTGCATCTAATTCTAACCTGAAGAGAAAGACTACATAA
- the LOC115720820 gene encoding general transcription and DNA repair factor IIH subunit TFB4 isoform X2: MPSAPSSKLYADDVTLLMVLLDTNPLFWSSSSVSFSSFLSHVLSFLNSVLLLNQLNQVVVIATGYNYCDYVFDSSLATNQGSENGRMPALCTNLLHKLEEFAIKDENLHKDGSEKGLASSLLSGSLSMALCYIQKVFRSGPLHPQPRILCLHGSSDGPEQYVAIMNSIFSAQRSMVPVDSCYIGSNNSAFLQQASYITGGVYLKPQQLDGLFQYLSTVFATDLHSRTFLQLPKSVGVDFRASCFCHKKTIDMGYICSVCLSIFCKHHKKCSTCGIWSGPI, translated from the exons ATGCCTTCTGCGCCTTCTTCCAAGCTTTACGCAGACGATGTTACCCTTTTGATGGTTCTCCTCGATACTAATCCTCTTTTCTGGAGCTCCTCTTCtgtttctttctcttcctttctTTCTCAT GTACTTTCGTTTCTGAATTCAGTTCTTCTCTTGAATCAACTTAACCAAGTCGTCGTTATTGCTACTGGATACAATTACTGCGATTACGTATTCGATTCCTCCCTGGCTACCAACCAGGGCTCCGAAAATGGAAGAATGCCTGCGCTTTGCACAAACTTGTTGCATAAACTTGAGGAATTTGCTATTAAAGACGAGAATTTGCATAAGGATGGCTCTGAGAAAGGGCTTGCCTCTTCGCTGCTATCCGGGTCATTGTCTATGGCTCTTTGTT ATATACAGAAGGTTTTTCGATCAGGACCACTCCATCCACAGCCCCGG ATTTTATGCTTGCATGGATCCTCGGATGGACCTGAACA GTATGTTGCAATCATGAATTCAATTTTTTCTGCACAACGTTCTATG GTTCCGGTTGATTCTTGCTATATAGGTTCTAATAATTCTGCCTTCCTGCAGCAG GCATCTTACATAACTGGTGGTGTATATTTGAAGCCACAACAACTTGATGGCCTATTTCAATATCTTTCG ACAGTTTTTGCAACTGATTTGCACTCTCGTACCTTTCTACAACTTCCTAAGTCTGTTGGTGTGGATTTTCGAGCTTC GTGTTTTTGCCATAAAAAGACCATAGACATGGGCTACATATGCTCTGTTTGCTTGTCTATATTCTGTAAGCATCACAAGAAATGTTCAACCTGTGG TATTTGGTCAGGTCCAATCTGA
- the LOC133034874 gene encoding uncharacterized protein LOC133034874 translates to MVSKTEQTQLERLENQVDNGGGGAWEYLCLVRKLKVRRSEKVLKHGLSILNDHRKRSSLGSEEWTLYEQVAVAAMDCQCLDVAKDCINALRKRFPESKRVGKLEAMLLEAKGSWAEAEKAYSSLLEDNPLDQGILKRRVAMAKAQGDVSGAIDCLNKYLETFMADHDAWRDLAEIYVSLQMYKQAAFCYEELLLSQPTVPLHHLAYADVLYTLGGLENLQAAKKYYASTIDLTGGKNTRALFGVCLCSSAIGQLAKGRNKEDKESELQSLAAAALEKDYKQRAPATLSLITTALKSLKVSS, encoded by the exons ATGGTGAGCAAAACAGAGCAAACCCAGTTGGAAAGGCTTGAGAACCAGGTCGATAATGGTGGTGGAGGAGCTTGGGAGTACCTCTGTTTGGTCAGAAAGCTCAAGGTTCGGCGTTCCGAGAAAGTTTTAAAGCATGGTTTGTCGATCTTGAACGACCATAGGAAGCGATCCAGTCTTGGTTCCGAAG AATGGACTCTATATGAGCAAGTAGCAGTTGCAGCTATGGACTGCCAATGTCTTGACGTTGCAAAG GACTGCATAAATGCTTTGAGGAAGAGATTTCCAGAGAGTAAAAGGGTTG GTAAGCTAGAGGCTATGCTGCTTGAAGCAAAAGGCTCCTGGGCAGAAGCAGAAAAAGCTTACTCAAGCCTTTTAGAAGATAATCCTCTTGATCAA GGAATCCTCAAGAGGAGGGTAGCCATGGCAAAGGCACAAGGCGATGTTTCGGGGGCAATTGATTGTCTAAATAAATACCTTGAAAC ATTTATGGCCGATCATGATGCCTGGAGAGACTTGGCTGAAATCTACGTCTCTCTTCAAAT GTACAAGCAAGCAGCATTCTGCTATGAAGAGCTACTATTATCACAGCCTACTGTTCCTCTACACCACTTAGCTTATGCTGAC GTACTTTACACACTGGGCGGACTGGAAAATCTACAGGCAGCAAAGAAATACTATGCATCCACTATTGACTTGACTGGCGGCAAAAATACTAGAGCGCTTTTTGGGGTTTGCTTG TGTTCCTCTGCCATTGGGCAGCTCGCAAAAGGTCGGAACAAGGAAGACAAAGAGAGCGAGCTACAATCTCTGGCAGCAGCAGCCTTGGAGAAGGACTACAAACAAAGAGCACCTGCAACACTGTCCTTGATTACGACCGCCTTAAAAAGCTTAAAAGTTTCATCATAG